One Candidatus Macondimonas diazotrophica genomic window, AAAACGCGGTGGCGGCGACGTTCTACCTGATTCTGGACGGGCAGGTTGAAATCAAGATCGCCGATGCTCCGGTCGGGCACGCACCGCTGGAGACGCTGGGAAAAGGCGACGCGGTGGGCTGGTCCTGGTTCTTGCCGCCGCATCGCTGGCATTTCGACGCCGTCGCCCGTGTTCCCACCCGCGTGCTGGCCTTTGATGCTGACTGTCTGCGCCAGGCAATGCAGGCGGACAGCGCGGTCGGCTATGCCGTCACGCGCGGCCTGCTCGAGGTCGTCGTCCAGCGCCTGCAGGCAGCCCGCATGCAGCTCTCGGACCTTTATGGCTAATCAGGTGGCCGATTGCAGCCAGTCCAATGCCGCATTGGTGCCGGCGGCGTGGCGCATCGTGTCCCGCCGCGATGAAACCCCCGATGGGAGCGTGTTCACCTGGGAAATCCGTCCTGAAACAGGCGCGGTTCCGGCCTACCGGCCCGGACAGTTCAACATGCTCTATGCCTTCGGCGTGGGCGAGGTGCCGATCTCGATCAGCGGGAACGGGGCCGAATCCGGGACGCTGATGCACACCATGCGCGCAGTGGGGCGGGTCACGCGGGCCATGCAGACCTTGCGCGAGGGCGACACCATCGGCGTGCGTGGACCCTTCGGCACGGCTTGGCCCGTGGAAACCGCCCTCGGGCGCGATCTGGTCTTGGTCGCGGGTGGCATTGGTCTTGCGCCATTGCGTCCCGTGGTGTGCTACGCCATGCGAAACCCGCTGGCTTTCCAGCGCGTGTTTCTGCTGATCGGCTGCCGCGATCCACAAAGCGAGCTGTTCCGGGACGATGTGATTGCCTGGTCGCGCCGTCCGCATCTGCAGGTCGAGGTGACGGTCGATCGTGGCGGGCCGGCCTGGCGCGGCCACGTCGGGGTGGTGACCAAGCGGGTGCAGCGCGCCGATTTCGATTCGGCCAGCGCGATAGCCTTGCTCTGCGGCCCGGAACCGATGATGCGTTTCGCTGTGCTGGCCTTGCAGCAACGCGGTGTCGGCGATGAGCGAATCTTCGTCTCGATGGAGCGCAACATGCAGTGTGGCGTTGGCACCTGCGGGCATTGTCAGTGGGGCCGCTACATCCTGTGCCGCGACGGCCCGGTGCTGCGCTACGACGAGGTGGCTGACATTTTCGACGTGCGGGAGCTGTGACATGGCGGTGTTGCCCCGGTTGGCGGTCTGGAAATTCGCATCCTGCGACGGGTGCCAGCTGAGCCTGCTCGATTGCGAAGACGAACTCCTGTCGCTGGGTGAGCAGGTTCAGTTCGCCAATTTTCCGGAAGCGTCCAGCGACATCCAGCCTGGCCCCTACGACATTTCGCTGGTGGAAGGGTCGGTGTGCACGCCCCATGATGCCGCACGTATCCAGCAGGTGCGGCAGCAATCCCGCATTCTGGTCACCATCGGTGCCTGCGCCACGGCCGGCGGCATCCAGGCGCTGCGCAATTTCGACGATGAAGCGGCCTACCGCCAGGCGGTGTATGCCCATCCTGAATACATCCACAGCCTGGCCACGGCGACGCCGATTGCCGAGCACGTCCCCGTGGATTTCGAACTGCGCGGCTGTCCTGTCCGTAAGGAGCAGTTGCTGGAGGTTTTGGGCGCTCTGCTGCGCGGCCACGCCCCACGGCTGACCCAGGGCAGCGTCTGTGAGTCCTGCAAGGCGGCCGGTCATCCCTGCGTTTTGGTTGCGCACGGGACGGCTTGCCTGGGCCCGGTGACACAGACCGGCTGCGGGGCTTTGTGTCCGGCGGTGGGGCGCGGCTGCTATGGCTGTTTCGGTCCGCGCGAACAGGCCAATACCCAGGCCTTGAGCGCGCAACTCGCGGCGCTGGGCCAAACCGGCCCCGCCCTCAAACGCCTGTACCGAACCTTCAACGCCGCAGCGCCGGCCTTCGAAGCGGAGAGTCATCGCCATGAATCCTGAAAGCCGCACCCTGCGGGTGGATTATCTGGCGCGTGTGGAAGGCGAGGGCGCCTTGCATCTGGATATCGAGGGTGGCCGGGTGACGCGAGCAGAGCTCGCAATCTTCGAGCCGCCGCGCTATTTCGAAGCCTTGTTGCGGGGACGGGATTTCCGCGAGACCCCCGACATCACCGCGCGTATCTGCGGCATCTGTCCCGTGGCTTACCAGATGAGCGCCTGCCAGGCGATGGAGGATGCCTGCGGGGTGGTGCTGCCGCCGCCGGTCCTTGATCTGCGCCGGTTGCTGTATTGCGGTGAATGGCTCGAGAGCCATGGATTGCATGTCCATCTGCTGCATCTGCCCGATTTTCTCGGCTTTCCTGACGCCGTCCAGATGGCTCGGGTCCACCCCGAGGCGGTGCGGCGCGGGCTGCGGCTCAAGAAGCTGGGCAACAGCCTCATTGAGATCGTGGGTGGGCGCGCCATCCATCCGGTGAATGTACGGGTGGGGGGGTTCTATCGAGCGCCGGCGCTTGAAGCCCTGCGCGCGCTCTTGCCGGAACTGGACTGGGCGATCGATGCGGCCGAGGAAACCGTGCGCTTCGTCGCCGGCCTGGATTTTCCGGATCTCCAGATGGATTACGAATTTTTTTCCCTCGTGCATCCGGATGAATATCCCATCTACAGCGGGCGCCTTGCATCGAGTTGCGGTGCCGAGTGGGCTGTGGCCGATTTTTCCGATGCCCTGCGCGAAGGTCAGGTGCCTCATTCGACGGCCCTGCAAAGCGTCCGGCCCGATGGCACGCCGGTTCTGCTCGGCCCCATGGCCCGCTATGTGCTGAATCGCGAGCGCTTGACGCCGCGCGCCCGTGCGGCCGCGGCGGACGCTGGACTGGACCAGGGCTACTGCAATCCCTACCGGGCGATTATCGCGAGGGCGGTCGAAATCCTGTTTGCCTGTGAAGAGGCCAGGCGATTGATCGAGGGCTATCGGCCGTTTGAACCAGCCGCGGTGACGGTGACGCCGCAGGCCGGGGAAGGCCATGGTGCGACCGAGGCGCCACGCGGGACGCTCTATCATCACTATCGCATCC contains:
- a CDS encoding cyclic nucleotide-binding domain-containing protein, giving the protein MDLVDQLASHAFCAGMAPQVRASLAACGREEAFEPGDFLLRQNAVAATFYLILDGQVEIKIADAPVGHAPLETLGKGDAVGWSWFLPPHRWHFDAVARVPTRVLAFDADCLRQAMQADSAVGYAVTRGLLEVVVQRLQAARMQLSDLYG
- a CDS encoding FAD/NAD(P)-binding protein produces the protein MANQVADCSQSNAALVPAAWRIVSRRDETPDGSVFTWEIRPETGAVPAYRPGQFNMLYAFGVGEVPISISGNGAESGTLMHTMRAVGRVTRAMQTLREGDTIGVRGPFGTAWPVETALGRDLVLVAGGIGLAPLRPVVCYAMRNPLAFQRVFLLIGCRDPQSELFRDDVIAWSRRPHLQVEVTVDRGGPAWRGHVGVVTKRVQRADFDSASAIALLCGPEPMMRFAVLALQQRGVGDERIFVSMERNMQCGVGTCGHCQWGRYILCRDGPVLRYDEVADIFDVREL
- a CDS encoding oxidoreductase is translated as MAVLPRLAVWKFASCDGCQLSLLDCEDELLSLGEQVQFANFPEASSDIQPGPYDISLVEGSVCTPHDAARIQQVRQQSRILVTIGACATAGGIQALRNFDDEAAYRQAVYAHPEYIHSLATATPIAEHVPVDFELRGCPVRKEQLLEVLGALLRGHAPRLTQGSVCESCKAAGHPCVLVAHGTACLGPVTQTGCGALCPAVGRGCYGCFGPREQANTQALSAQLAALGQTGPALKRLYRTFNAAAPAFEAESHRHES
- a CDS encoding Ni/Fe hydrogenase subunit alpha, with product MNPESRTLRVDYLARVEGEGALHLDIEGGRVTRAELAIFEPPRYFEALLRGRDFRETPDITARICGICPVAYQMSACQAMEDACGVVLPPPVLDLRRLLYCGEWLESHGLHVHLLHLPDFLGFPDAVQMARVHPEAVRRGLRLKKLGNSLIEIVGGRAIHPVNVRVGGFYRAPALEALRALLPELDWAIDAAEETVRFVAGLDFPDLQMDYEFFSLVHPDEYPIYSGRLASSCGAEWAVADFSDALREGQVPHSTALQSVRPDGTPVLLGPMARYVLNRERLTPRARAAAADAGLDQGYCNPYRAIIARAVEILFACEEARRLIEGYRPFEPAAVTVTPQAGEGHGATEAPRGTLYHHYRIRDDGRIEYARIVPPTAVNQARIEADLVTLAQTHLHLDDDGLRALCEQAIRSYDPCISCATHFLKLDIRRQP